In Silene latifolia isolate original U9 population chromosome 3, ASM4854445v1, whole genome shotgun sequence, a single window of DNA contains:
- the LOC141648584 gene encoding G-type lectin S-receptor-like serine/threonine-protein kinase At1g11330 — translation MGDIVPMIENVDIINLPTPKLLGVLKSPKCVLGDGQEIAVKRLQNASGHEQFMNEVLVIPKLQHNNLVRLLGCCIEGEEKLLVYEFMPNKSLDPEASKSLSWEKRFDIIHGIYRGLLYLHRDSRVKIIHRDLKTGNILLDANMNLKISDFRTAKIFDMNKDEDM, via the coding sequence ATGGGGGATATTGTTCCCATGATCGAAAACGTGGATATCATAAATCTTCCGACACCAAAGCTTCTAGGAGTCCTCAAGTCTCCAAAGTGCGTACTAGGAGATGGACAGGAGATTGCAGTAAAGAGGCTCCAAAATGCGTCTGGCCATGAGCAGTTTATGAACGAGGTGTTGGTCATCCCAAAGCTCCAGCACAACAACCTCGTCAGGCTTCTTGGTTGCTgcatagaaggagaagagaagcTTCTCGTGTACGAGTTCATGCCCAATAAGAGCCTAGATCCAGAGGCTAGCAAATCTCTGTCTTGGGAGAAGAGATTCGACATAATACATGGTATATATCGAGGTCTCCTCTACCTCCACAGAGATTCAAGAGTAAAGATCATTCATCGAGATTTGAAAACTGGCAATATTTTGCTAGATGCAAATATGAACCTAAAGATATCAGATTTCAGGACAGCTAAGATCTTTGATATGAATAAAGATGAAGACATGTAG